In Oncorhynchus mykiss isolate Arlee chromosome 19, USDA_OmykA_1.1, whole genome shotgun sequence, the sequence CCAGGTCACACTGCAGATAGAGTCAGAGCCATATGTTTAGCGCTTTACCAAGGGGAGATATTGCTACAGCAAGCCCATTACATCAAATATGGCATATTGCCACTGGGTCTTTCAGGATATGACCCAGCAGTGAGGACATAGTCAATAAAGAACAGGATAAAGCTGTGAAGAACTACTAGTGTTGGGTGGAGGTGGTATATGTCCGCTCTTCGGCGACACCTCACGGTCACATAGAGAAGCAGCAGCAGTTTCATAACAGGGCTTTTATTTTGACATGATAAAAACCTGGAAGTTGGTTGTGCAACCGACAAATGGCAGCCGCCCGCAACTCGAGCACACCGCTATGCCCGCGGGTTTAAAGTAAAAACACAAACAATTGTACCCCTCTGCCTTGCTGGTAAACAACTTTACTTAATTGCAATTTCCAAGACGCTGGAGAGTTTAGCCTACAGCTAAGTTAGTTAGCGCATGCTTTTTTTGCGATTGATCTGTTGGAGCCTCTAACGCCGGTGAAGGATAATGCTTCTTCTCATTCGGAGTCCAAAGCCAAGAACTGCGATGAGAACCAATATCGAACGAAACAAACAGCGGGCTCTGATGCTGAGGCAAGCCCGACTGGCCAGCAGACAATCGGCAGGAGAAGGGGGTGGAACCTCGGCTAAAGTCGCCAAGACAGTCGACTCTGGAGAAGGGTTCTTTATTGATGGAGAGCGACAGGAGGAGCAAAGGACAAAGAAAGTTGTGCATCAACCAGGCATGCATATTAATAGTCAGTCAAATATGGCAGGGGGAAGTATTCACATTTGTTGCACGATGTAAATATAATTAAtcttatctgcagatcctctgcaTGTCCGGTGTAAAAGAGAAAGATGCATTGTTGGTTCATGTGCGGCCCTTTGTGGATTCATGTAATTCCACATGCCAGTTGCTGAGTGGAGTCAGTTTCAGGTATTACAGACGTCCCCTATTATAAAGGAAGTTCATAATACATTATTTATGGCACAGTGGTTGGTCGGTTGTCACTATCTGAATGACTCAGTTTTTACTGACAAGACACCTTGGCTGACCTCTCCCTCCTAGCACTCTCACTGCCTGTGATTCgggataagtgtgtgtgcgcTAAAATGACTAGAATGTAATCATTTTAAATGTACTAGTAGTGTATTGTCAGTGTcgagcctgggtgccagtctacTGACAGTTCCGTAAGTAGTTTTCAGGAGAGCAGAGGCTAACTGGCGTTCAGGCTTAGTGTTGcgctctgctgctctctctgactCCGTCGTCCCCCTAGCCCCGGTGAAGGAGGCTGACTATCTGCTGTGTGATGACTGTGACACGCCGTTTGATGGATTCCTACCTCAGCGAACGGCTTCGATCTGGCTGTCTGTGACAACTGCAGGTAAAGTCATACTTCTCGTGTCAATGACAACCAACacataactatatatatatatatatatagttgttGTTGTACAGTGTGCTTCTCATAAATAGTGTTCACATATGTGTAGGACAAGTTGATTGCTAGAACCACAACCACAGGGAGGTGCAGAAGCACATCAacaaaaaggtcaaaggtcagtaACACTGTTTTCTGATCCCCACTCAGACACAATGTCAGTCGTTGTAATAGGAATTCCCAGATTAACAAAAAGAAGACCAATTGTTGGTAAAGTCCATTTTAAAAAATGGAGTTGCAACAGAGTGACACCACCCAGCCCAGAAGCAGAGAAAATGTCTAACTGACCTCTTGGAGACGGGGCCTTTctatcctaatcagacagcaccaaatgttctgtaaacaccagcgaGAGGCTTGTAggaagacaaaacaaaaaggCAGCGACTGTCAGCTGCTACAGAATCCCAGTGTTCACAGGATGTAATCAGTACAATACAACAGTGAATAATCAGTGTGTCCTTGTACATCCTGTCTGGCGTCAACCACTATCAACAGATAGGAGAATAAtccataacattcagtatcaagtctagtgaccatcaacctGCACCTTCAGTGTCACAAACGGAACACTGGAAATCATGTGTATTACAGAAaagggaaaatatattttagctAAACAGTGTTTTAACCACTCTAAACTGGATATGAACTTTAGTCATCTTAAATTTCCCCATTTGTCACCTTTTCTCATTACAAAACTATATGAGCAATAGCGACATAGAGAACACTAGCACCCCCCAGTGGATTGTAGAAAACAGGTCATTCAGTTGAATTTCTTTGTTATTGACTTAAATGAAAAAAGCTACACGCTGTGCTTGCCATTCTATTTGTGTTTACTGAAGGCTGTAAACACAAGTGATACTGGCAAACGGTGTgcagatttgtattttttaagtTATTATTGAATAATTCCTACACACCTGTTATTGATAATTTCTTGGGATAGTTTGTTTCTCTGTTGTGAACAGAGCTGTTGTCGTGCAGTGAGGACCAGCGTGTGGACAAAGGACACCAGTGCTCACCAGCACGGCCCTGAGGAACTagtggatgaagaggaggatctCTACAGGAAGGCCTGTAACACCTGTCAACACAAACTGACCTATGAGGGGATGTAGCCTTGAGTCTTTTAAATCGGAGGCTCACGGGGAGTTATTTTTGATTTTTTTGTGGGTCTCTGGTAATACACCCGACATCTAAAACTGAGATTCAAATGAGTGATACATCATACTTCTCACATGCCTTGAAGCTGAAGCAAGGAGGCCAACCTGAAATTGTCTCAGCACATGTCATACCACAAAGCCACCACAAGAGAGCATTAATACATCAACACATTTTTATAGAGAAACGTACTGCTCAGAAGCTGGAGACAAGCTGGATGGCTGCAATGTTATGTTATCAACTGTTTAGCATGTTAACTTCCATTTTGTATTTATCACTTCTAAGATGTAATGTGTAGAAGGATCTGCATGtgcaaaataaatatatttttccatAATGTGATCACTTTTTTTTCTGTAGACAATCTCTGAAACGAATGTGCCGTTTTTCCCACCTTGGTTAAGATAGATAGATTGATTGATAGATAATTATTGTATTAATCCACAATCAAGAAATGTATTTAATTTGAATAACATTAATTTAAAATGGTAGTCAACTTTATTTTTTTCCCTTTGCTTTCTGTTGCAGAATCACGCTGTAAGTAATGTCGTTTTTATGATCTGCGTTGTTTGATTTTGGTCGCCTGCTCCAGTCCGTGCTCGTACTTGAATATTTGTGCGCCGACCCAGGCTTCTGAAGCAACCTCTAGTTATAACCACCCGCACGTAGTTCATCTAATGAGTGAATGACTCCGTAGTCCAGACGTCACTAATCTAAAGGGAGCAACTGTGAAGGTACAATATGACCCCTTTTTAATTTGAATGGTATTATTTTGTCCAACAATGCGTATCGTCGTGTCTTTCTTTTATGCAAACGAAAGCTGCTATGCAGTAGCTGTTGGATGTGACTCAGCATGTCGCGCTATATCAATTTAAATGCAGCGCTTCGTGGTTGACTTTTTATTAAGGGGGGAACGGGTCGAAAGCAGGGATCGTCAACTAAGTTCAGTCGCGGGCCaattttttttcccccaaataattttgtagactgcaaattgaccgcaagaagcccaaactgGTATATTTGACCAAAACATAACCGTTTCCAACTTTGCTTACATTTTGTATACAATCAAATCTCTATTATaagtgggaatacttgggaacagatttccaaaattaaaatcagtCTTTGTACAGAGAACTTGGGGAGCCAAATAAAACCATGCGTGGGCAAAGTTCAGGCCGCCAGTAGGCGGGACCCTGGCATAaaggctactgtagacctatAGCATACCTAAAATGTGGATACAGGCTATAGACATGTGTACTGAATTGTTTCAAAGAGATAACCTGTCCAGAATTACAATCTGCAAGCTCCAACATTTTCCTTGAGTTTTATAAGAAAAATATAACCCTGGTCTATGATATTGAGAATGTACTGTTATGACATGAGCTTTTGCTATATTTGTGTGGTGAAAAGAGAATTTTAACTATATCCCCAAGCAGTCAGTCACATCAAGCCCATGGCAAATTGACCATCATATTTCTTAGGGGCTACGTGAATGTAAGGTTTAAACTATTGCATTCACATCATAAACACTAGTGTAATATGCCTAGACAATTTAATACAAACTGACAATCGGGGGTTCGAAGCCTTACTCATGCAAAGTTAAGACTGGCAAGTGTGATAGTCAAACACTCTGGAGTGGCTCAAAGAGTAATACTGATGCCTTTCACCAAGCAACCAATGAAGTAgtctgcagtggtgtaaagtacttaagtagtattttaaagtatttttacctaagtagttttttttttagTATCTGTACTCagatacttttacttcactacattcctaatgaaaattatgtactttttactccttacattttccctgacacccaaaagtactcgttacattttgaatgcttagcaggacaggaaaattgtcaaattgaAGCACTTATCatgaaaacatccctggtcatctctactgcctctgatctggcagattcactaaacacaaatgctttatttgtaaatggcatgagtgttggagtgtacccctggctagtCATAAATAAATGGTTAGCTTATGTGAAGGAAATGTATAGTCTGGAGGGACAGTCTTGAAAATGTTCATCTTGTCtcttttgtcataaataatcctTGGTTCCTGCCTGTGCTTGGATCAGCTACTAATTAGATTGGGTAACCCAGAATGAAGGGTTTGAAAGTGCGTCTAAGTTTGACTAggacctctccagcttgctgacAATAGAATGATTCATTTAGCATTAACTTTGGGTGTCCCTGTGTTGAATTTACAcagcttaatataaggaatttgaaatgatttatacttttacttttgaaacGTAagaatattttagcaattacatttacttttgatacttaagtatatttaaaaccaaaaacgtttagacttttactcaattagtattttactgggtgactttcacttttacttgagtcaatttctattaaggtatctatacttttactcaagtatgacaattgagtactttttacaccactgattGTATGCCTGCAGTGTGGGTTCAGAATGGGGGCTCTTGCCTTCTGGGAAAAGTGGAGCAAGCAGGAGAATAATGAGTTTCACATGAGTTATTCTATAATGTATATTTAGTGGGTTTTTCTTTTCGTTGATGAGATCAACCAGaacctatatatttttttatttcacctttatttaaccgggtaggctagttgagaacaagttttcatttacaactgcgacctggccaagataaagcaaagcagtgtgacacacaaaaacacagttacacatggaataacatggaataaacaataaacaagccaataacacaataaacaggtcaatgacacagtagaaaaaagaaagtctataagtgtgtgcaaaaggcatgaggaggtaggcaataaataggctgtaGTAGTGAAGAATGACAATTTAGCagaataacactggagtgataaacgagcagatgatggtgtgcaaAATagtagaaaagtaaataaaaacagtatggggatgaggtaggtagattgggtgggctatttacagatggactatgtacagctgcagcgatcggttagctgctccgatagctgatgtttaaagtaggtgagggaaatataagtctccaacttcagcgatttttgcaattcgttccagtcactggcagcagagaactggaaggaaaggtggccaaatgaggtgttggctttggggatgatcagtgagatatacctgctggaacgtgtgctaagggggggtgttgttatcgtgaccagtgaattgaaataaggcggagctttacctagcatatacttatagatgacctggagccagtgggtctggcgacgaatatgtagtgagggcctgCAGACTACAGCATACAGATCGCAGCTGTTGTCctgggttggagtagccaggaggaaagcatggccagccgtagagaaatgcttattgaaatgttagATTATCATGGacttatcggtggtgaccgtgttacctagcctcagtgcagtgggcagcggggaggaggtgctcttattctccatggactttacagtgtcccaaaagagttagagctacaggatgcacatttctgcttgaaaaggctggcctttgctttcctgactgactgcgtgtattggttcctgacttccctgaacatttgcatatcgcggggactattcgatgctattgcagtccgc encodes:
- the LOC110497428 gene encoding DNA repair protein complementing XP-A cells, producing MLLLIRSPKPRTAMRTNIERNKQRALMLRQARLASRQSAGEGGGTSAKVAKTVDSGEGFFIDGERQEEQRTKKVVHQPGMHINTPVKEADYLLCDDCDTPFDGFLPQRTASIWLSVTTAVRTSVWTKDTSAHQHGPEELVDEEEDLYRKACNTCQHKLTYEGM